The following proteins are encoded in a genomic region of Gossypium hirsutum isolate 1008001.06 chromosome D05, Gossypium_hirsutum_v2.1, whole genome shotgun sequence:
- the LOC107906233 gene encoding serine/threonine-protein phosphatase 6 regulatory subunit 3 isoform X2, with amino-acid sequence MFWQLTALSASSPVDSILDKENFTLEELLDEEEIIQECKALNSRLINFLRDRAQVEQLLQYIVEEPPEDADNKRSFKFPFIACEIFTCEIDVILRTLAEEEELMNLLFSFLEPNRPHSALLAGYFSKVVVCLMLRKTVPLMNYVQVHQDVFCQLVDLIGITSIMEVLVRLVAADDHVYPNFSDVMQWLADSNLLEMIVDKLSPSCAPEVHANAAETLCAITRNVPSALATKLSSPSFVARIFGHALEDSHSKSGLVNSLSVCISLLDPKRSAINSPLMYSFRNQLMYEPPIPVNSETINAMLPQLGDLLMLLNVSSDEKILPTTYGELRPPLGKHRLKIVEFIAVLLRTGNEAAQNELVNSGAIRRVLDLFFEYPYNNALHHHVESIVLSCLESKNDAIVDHLLQECDLIGKFLQTDKHQILSSDSNQPTLVAAGKRATRVGNIGHITRISNKLVQLGCSNSRIQACLQENSEWNEWQAKVLQERNAVENVYRWACGRPTSLQDRTRDNDEDDLHDRDYDVAALANNLSQAFRYRMHGNDDNEEQGALDRDDEDVYFDDESAEVVISSLRLGDEQGSLFTNSNWFAFQDDRTGNAPAATSPPEVMTEMNFNGTANGGNSSSDDEVVVGEEDELNENSQSVNSTSTSDVMNEFNNFMSRGDLSPQGEKANATQDMGFFRFETTENELFGDRSLPEWVRWGEYSDLQVGGSSKNPFLDDDSSDVNLPSQTETMVTDVAPPLNGESVLPSGSSDSMDLSEGSEGSDTNQKSPPSVPSLFEEDVEFVGVELEGTEKAMEQALKEGIVGEAGPLKRSSVPKVPEKENPDDDGAGMQEFNDSNYWRVDQEVSVSE; translated from the exons ATGTTCTGGCAACTCACAGCTCTATCCGCCTCTTCTCCC GTGGATTCAATATTAGACAAGGAAAACTTTACTTTGGAAGAGCTTCTTGATGAGGAAGAAATAATCCAAGAGTGCAAAGCTTTGAATAGTCGACTCATCAATTT TCTACGAGATAGAGCCCAAGTTGAGCAGTTGTTGCAATATATTGTCGAAGAACCACCAGAGGATGCTGACAACAAACGGTCCTTCAA GTTTCCATTCATTGCCTGTGAGATATTTACATGTGAGATTGATGTCATTTTGAGGACTTTAGCTGAGGAGGAAGAG TTGATGAACTTACTTTTCTCCTTCTTGGAACCAAACCGTCCTCATAGTGCATTGCTAGCTGGTTATTTCAGTAAG GTTGTTGTATGCCTTATGCTACGGAAGACTGTTCCACTTATGAACTACGTTCAA GTGCATCAAGATGTGTTCTGCCAACTGGTTGATTTGATAGGAATCACATCCATCATGGAG GTTTTGGTTCGGTTAGTAGCTGCTGATGATCATGTTTATCCAAATTTTTCGGATGTAATGCAATGGTTAGCTGATAGCAATTTGCTGGAAATGATTGTGGATAAATTGAGTCCATCA TGTGCTCCTGAAGTTCATGCTAATGCGGCAGAAACATTATGTGCAATAACTCGGAATGTGCCATCAGCATTAGCCACAAAACTCTCTAGTCCAAG CTTTGTTGCAAGGATATTTGGTCATGCATTGGAAGATTCACATTCCAAATCTGGCCTTGTAAACTCACTCTCAGTTTGCATCTCATTGTTGGATCCAAAAAGATCAGCAATTAATTCTCCCTTGATGTATTCTTTCCGAAATCAACTTATGTATGAGCCTCCAATCCCTGTAAATTCAGAGACTATCAATGCAATGCTGCCTCAGCTTG GTGACTTGCTCATGCTTTTGAATGTGTCATCTGATGAGAAAATTTTGCCTACCACTTATGGAGAATTGAGGCCACCTCTCGGGAAGCATCGTCTAAAG ATTGTGGAGTTCATTGCGGTGCTGTTGAGAACTGGAAATGAAGCTGCACAGAATGAATTGGTCAACTCAGGAGCTATTCGACGAGTTCTTGATCTTTTCTTTGA GTACCCATACAACAATGCATTACACCATCATGTGGAGAGTATAGTATTATCTTGTTTGGAAAGCAAGAATGATGCTATAGTTGATCATCTTCTTCAAGAATGTGATTTGATTGGGAAGTTTCTCCAAACTGACAAACATCAAATTCTTTCCAGTGACAGTAATCAG CCAACTTTAGTTGCTGCTGGAAAACGTGCAACACGGGTTGGGAACATTGGGCACATTACACGTATCTCAAATAAACTTGTACAGTTGGGATGCAGCAACAGCCGCATTCAGGCATGTCTACAG GAAAATAGTGAATGGAATGAATGGCAAGCTAAGGTTCTGCAAGAGCGTAATGCAGTTGAAAATGTTTATAGATGGGCTTGTGG CCGTCCAACATCATTGCAAGACAGAACGAGGGATAATGATGAAGATGATCTTCATGATAGAGATTATGATGTTGCAGCTTTAGCAAATAACCTAAGCCAGGCTTTCAGATACAGAATGCATGGGAATGATGATAATGAA GAGCAAGGTGCTCTTGATCGAGATGATGAG GATGTATACTTTGATGATGAATCTGCTGAGGTGGTCATATCATCCTTGAGGCTTGGTGATGAACAAGGAAG CCTGTTCACAAATTCCAACTGGTTTGCATTCCAAGATGACAGAACCGGTAATGCACCTGCGGCCACATCCCCCCCAGAGGTGATGACTGAGATGAACTTTAATGGCACTGCAAATGGTGGTAACAGCAGTAGTGATGATGAAGTGGTAGTTGGAGAGGAAGATGAGTTGAATGAAAACAGCCAGTCAGTGAATAGCACGTCTACTTCAGATGTGATGAACgaatttaacaattttatgaGCCGTGGAGACTTGAGTCCACAAGGGGAGAAAGCCAATGCTACTCAAGATATGGGATTCTTCAGGTTTGAGACAACAGAAAACGAGTTATTTGGAGACAGGTCTTTACCTGAGTGGGTGAGATGGGGAGAATATTCAGACTTGCAAGTAGGTGGTTCAAGCAAGAATCCGTTTCTTGATGATGACAGCTCAGATGTCAACCTACCCAGCCAAACTGAGACAATGGTAACCGATGTTGCCCCCCCCTTAAATGGGGAATCTGTACTTCCAAGTGGTTCCTCAGATTCCATGGATTTAAGTGAAGGATCAGAGGGCAGTGATACAAATCAGAAATCTCCACCATCGGTGCCCTCTTTGTTTGAAGAGGATGTTGAATTTGTAGGTGTGGAATTAGAAGGTACAGAGAAGGCAATGGAACAAGCATTAAAAGAAGGGATAGTTGGGGAAGCAGGGCCGTTGAAGAGGAGCAGTGTTCCAAAGGTACCGGAAAAGGAGAATCCTGATGATGATGGAGCTGGAATGCAGGAGTTTAATGATTCAAACTATTGGAGGGTTGATCAAGAGGTTTCTGTTTCAGAATAA
- the LOC107906233 gene encoding serine/threonine-protein phosphatase 6 regulatory subunit 3 isoform X3 yields the protein MFWQLTALSASSPVDSILDKENFTLEELLDEEEIIQECKALNSRLINFLRDRAQVEQLLQYIVEEPPEDADNKRSFKFPFIACEIFTCEIDVILRTLAEEEELMNLLFSFLEPNRPHSALLAGYFSKVVVCLMLRKTVPLMNYVQQVHQDVFCQLVDLIGITSIMEVLVRLVAADDHVYPNFSDVMQWLADSNLLEMIVDKLSPSCAPEVHANAAETLCAITRNVPSALATKLSSPRIFGHALEDSHSKSGLVNSLSVCISLLDPKRSAINSPLMYSFRNQLMYEPPIPVNSETINAMLPQLGDLLMLLNVSSDEKILPTTYGELRPPLGKHRLKIVEFIAVLLRTGNEAAQNELVNSGAIRRVLDLFFEYPYNNALHHHVESIVLSCLESKNDAIVDHLLQECDLIGKFLQTDKHQILSSDSNQPTLVAAGKRATRVGNIGHITRISNKLVQLGCSNSRIQACLQENSEWNEWQAKVLQERNAVENVYRWACGRPTSLQDRTRDNDEDDLHDRDYDVAALANNLSQAFRYRMHGNDDNEEQGALDRDDEDVYFDDESAEVVISSLRLGDEQGSLFTNSNWFAFQDDRTGNAPAATSPPEVMTEMNFNGTANGGNSSSDDEVVVGEEDELNENSQSVNSTSTSDVMNEFNNFMSRGDLSPQGEKANATQDMGFFRFETTENELFGDRSLPEWVRWGEYSDLQVGGSSKNPFLDDDSSDVNLPSQTETMVTDVAPPLNGESVLPSGSSDSMDLSEGSEGSDTNQKSPPSVPSLFEEDVEFVGVELEGTEKAMEQALKEGIVGEAGPLKRSSVPKVPEKENPDDDGAGMQEFNDSNYWRVDQEVSVSE from the exons ATGTTCTGGCAACTCACAGCTCTATCCGCCTCTTCTCCC GTGGATTCAATATTAGACAAGGAAAACTTTACTTTGGAAGAGCTTCTTGATGAGGAAGAAATAATCCAAGAGTGCAAAGCTTTGAATAGTCGACTCATCAATTT TCTACGAGATAGAGCCCAAGTTGAGCAGTTGTTGCAATATATTGTCGAAGAACCACCAGAGGATGCTGACAACAAACGGTCCTTCAA GTTTCCATTCATTGCCTGTGAGATATTTACATGTGAGATTGATGTCATTTTGAGGACTTTAGCTGAGGAGGAAGAG TTGATGAACTTACTTTTCTCCTTCTTGGAACCAAACCGTCCTCATAGTGCATTGCTAGCTGGTTATTTCAGTAAG GTTGTTGTATGCCTTATGCTACGGAAGACTGTTCCACTTATGAACTACGTTCAA CAGGTGCATCAAGATGTGTTCTGCCAACTGGTTGATTTGATAGGAATCACATCCATCATGGAG GTTTTGGTTCGGTTAGTAGCTGCTGATGATCATGTTTATCCAAATTTTTCGGATGTAATGCAATGGTTAGCTGATAGCAATTTGCTGGAAATGATTGTGGATAAATTGAGTCCATCA TGTGCTCCTGAAGTTCATGCTAATGCGGCAGAAACATTATGTGCAATAACTCGGAATGTGCCATCAGCATTAGCCACAAAACTCTCTAGTCCAAG GATATTTGGTCATGCATTGGAAGATTCACATTCCAAATCTGGCCTTGTAAACTCACTCTCAGTTTGCATCTCATTGTTGGATCCAAAAAGATCAGCAATTAATTCTCCCTTGATGTATTCTTTCCGAAATCAACTTATGTATGAGCCTCCAATCCCTGTAAATTCAGAGACTATCAATGCAATGCTGCCTCAGCTTG GTGACTTGCTCATGCTTTTGAATGTGTCATCTGATGAGAAAATTTTGCCTACCACTTATGGAGAATTGAGGCCACCTCTCGGGAAGCATCGTCTAAAG ATTGTGGAGTTCATTGCGGTGCTGTTGAGAACTGGAAATGAAGCTGCACAGAATGAATTGGTCAACTCAGGAGCTATTCGACGAGTTCTTGATCTTTTCTTTGA GTACCCATACAACAATGCATTACACCATCATGTGGAGAGTATAGTATTATCTTGTTTGGAAAGCAAGAATGATGCTATAGTTGATCATCTTCTTCAAGAATGTGATTTGATTGGGAAGTTTCTCCAAACTGACAAACATCAAATTCTTTCCAGTGACAGTAATCAG CCAACTTTAGTTGCTGCTGGAAAACGTGCAACACGGGTTGGGAACATTGGGCACATTACACGTATCTCAAATAAACTTGTACAGTTGGGATGCAGCAACAGCCGCATTCAGGCATGTCTACAG GAAAATAGTGAATGGAATGAATGGCAAGCTAAGGTTCTGCAAGAGCGTAATGCAGTTGAAAATGTTTATAGATGGGCTTGTGG CCGTCCAACATCATTGCAAGACAGAACGAGGGATAATGATGAAGATGATCTTCATGATAGAGATTATGATGTTGCAGCTTTAGCAAATAACCTAAGCCAGGCTTTCAGATACAGAATGCATGGGAATGATGATAATGAA GAGCAAGGTGCTCTTGATCGAGATGATGAG GATGTATACTTTGATGATGAATCTGCTGAGGTGGTCATATCATCCTTGAGGCTTGGTGATGAACAAGGAAG CCTGTTCACAAATTCCAACTGGTTTGCATTCCAAGATGACAGAACCGGTAATGCACCTGCGGCCACATCCCCCCCAGAGGTGATGACTGAGATGAACTTTAATGGCACTGCAAATGGTGGTAACAGCAGTAGTGATGATGAAGTGGTAGTTGGAGAGGAAGATGAGTTGAATGAAAACAGCCAGTCAGTGAATAGCACGTCTACTTCAGATGTGATGAACgaatttaacaattttatgaGCCGTGGAGACTTGAGTCCACAAGGGGAGAAAGCCAATGCTACTCAAGATATGGGATTCTTCAGGTTTGAGACAACAGAAAACGAGTTATTTGGAGACAGGTCTTTACCTGAGTGGGTGAGATGGGGAGAATATTCAGACTTGCAAGTAGGTGGTTCAAGCAAGAATCCGTTTCTTGATGATGACAGCTCAGATGTCAACCTACCCAGCCAAACTGAGACAATGGTAACCGATGTTGCCCCCCCCTTAAATGGGGAATCTGTACTTCCAAGTGGTTCCTCAGATTCCATGGATTTAAGTGAAGGATCAGAGGGCAGTGATACAAATCAGAAATCTCCACCATCGGTGCCCTCTTTGTTTGAAGAGGATGTTGAATTTGTAGGTGTGGAATTAGAAGGTACAGAGAAGGCAATGGAACAAGCATTAAAAGAAGGGATAGTTGGGGAAGCAGGGCCGTTGAAGAGGAGCAGTGTTCCAAAGGTACCGGAAAAGGAGAATCCTGATGATGATGGAGCTGGAATGCAGGAGTTTAATGATTCAAACTATTGGAGGGTTGATCAAGAGGTTTCTGTTTCAGAATAA
- the LOC107906233 gene encoding serine/threonine-protein phosphatase 6 regulatory subunit 3 isoform X1: MFWQLTALSASSPVDSILDKENFTLEELLDEEEIIQECKALNSRLINFLRDRAQVEQLLQYIVEEPPEDADNKRSFKFPFIACEIFTCEIDVILRTLAEEEELMNLLFSFLEPNRPHSALLAGYFSKVVVCLMLRKTVPLMNYVQQVHQDVFCQLVDLIGITSIMEVLVRLVAADDHVYPNFSDVMQWLADSNLLEMIVDKLSPSCAPEVHANAAETLCAITRNVPSALATKLSSPSFVARIFGHALEDSHSKSGLVNSLSVCISLLDPKRSAINSPLMYSFRNQLMYEPPIPVNSETINAMLPQLGDLLMLLNVSSDEKILPTTYGELRPPLGKHRLKIVEFIAVLLRTGNEAAQNELVNSGAIRRVLDLFFEYPYNNALHHHVESIVLSCLESKNDAIVDHLLQECDLIGKFLQTDKHQILSSDSNQPTLVAAGKRATRVGNIGHITRISNKLVQLGCSNSRIQACLQENSEWNEWQAKVLQERNAVENVYRWACGRPTSLQDRTRDNDEDDLHDRDYDVAALANNLSQAFRYRMHGNDDNEEQGALDRDDEDVYFDDESAEVVISSLRLGDEQGSLFTNSNWFAFQDDRTGNAPAATSPPEVMTEMNFNGTANGGNSSSDDEVVVGEEDELNENSQSVNSTSTSDVMNEFNNFMSRGDLSPQGEKANATQDMGFFRFETTENELFGDRSLPEWVRWGEYSDLQVGGSSKNPFLDDDSSDVNLPSQTETMVTDVAPPLNGESVLPSGSSDSMDLSEGSEGSDTNQKSPPSVPSLFEEDVEFVGVELEGTEKAMEQALKEGIVGEAGPLKRSSVPKVPEKENPDDDGAGMQEFNDSNYWRVDQEVSVSE; the protein is encoded by the exons ATGTTCTGGCAACTCACAGCTCTATCCGCCTCTTCTCCC GTGGATTCAATATTAGACAAGGAAAACTTTACTTTGGAAGAGCTTCTTGATGAGGAAGAAATAATCCAAGAGTGCAAAGCTTTGAATAGTCGACTCATCAATTT TCTACGAGATAGAGCCCAAGTTGAGCAGTTGTTGCAATATATTGTCGAAGAACCACCAGAGGATGCTGACAACAAACGGTCCTTCAA GTTTCCATTCATTGCCTGTGAGATATTTACATGTGAGATTGATGTCATTTTGAGGACTTTAGCTGAGGAGGAAGAG TTGATGAACTTACTTTTCTCCTTCTTGGAACCAAACCGTCCTCATAGTGCATTGCTAGCTGGTTATTTCAGTAAG GTTGTTGTATGCCTTATGCTACGGAAGACTGTTCCACTTATGAACTACGTTCAA CAGGTGCATCAAGATGTGTTCTGCCAACTGGTTGATTTGATAGGAATCACATCCATCATGGAG GTTTTGGTTCGGTTAGTAGCTGCTGATGATCATGTTTATCCAAATTTTTCGGATGTAATGCAATGGTTAGCTGATAGCAATTTGCTGGAAATGATTGTGGATAAATTGAGTCCATCA TGTGCTCCTGAAGTTCATGCTAATGCGGCAGAAACATTATGTGCAATAACTCGGAATGTGCCATCAGCATTAGCCACAAAACTCTCTAGTCCAAG CTTTGTTGCAAGGATATTTGGTCATGCATTGGAAGATTCACATTCCAAATCTGGCCTTGTAAACTCACTCTCAGTTTGCATCTCATTGTTGGATCCAAAAAGATCAGCAATTAATTCTCCCTTGATGTATTCTTTCCGAAATCAACTTATGTATGAGCCTCCAATCCCTGTAAATTCAGAGACTATCAATGCAATGCTGCCTCAGCTTG GTGACTTGCTCATGCTTTTGAATGTGTCATCTGATGAGAAAATTTTGCCTACCACTTATGGAGAATTGAGGCCACCTCTCGGGAAGCATCGTCTAAAG ATTGTGGAGTTCATTGCGGTGCTGTTGAGAACTGGAAATGAAGCTGCACAGAATGAATTGGTCAACTCAGGAGCTATTCGACGAGTTCTTGATCTTTTCTTTGA GTACCCATACAACAATGCATTACACCATCATGTGGAGAGTATAGTATTATCTTGTTTGGAAAGCAAGAATGATGCTATAGTTGATCATCTTCTTCAAGAATGTGATTTGATTGGGAAGTTTCTCCAAACTGACAAACATCAAATTCTTTCCAGTGACAGTAATCAG CCAACTTTAGTTGCTGCTGGAAAACGTGCAACACGGGTTGGGAACATTGGGCACATTACACGTATCTCAAATAAACTTGTACAGTTGGGATGCAGCAACAGCCGCATTCAGGCATGTCTACAG GAAAATAGTGAATGGAATGAATGGCAAGCTAAGGTTCTGCAAGAGCGTAATGCAGTTGAAAATGTTTATAGATGGGCTTGTGG CCGTCCAACATCATTGCAAGACAGAACGAGGGATAATGATGAAGATGATCTTCATGATAGAGATTATGATGTTGCAGCTTTAGCAAATAACCTAAGCCAGGCTTTCAGATACAGAATGCATGGGAATGATGATAATGAA GAGCAAGGTGCTCTTGATCGAGATGATGAG GATGTATACTTTGATGATGAATCTGCTGAGGTGGTCATATCATCCTTGAGGCTTGGTGATGAACAAGGAAG CCTGTTCACAAATTCCAACTGGTTTGCATTCCAAGATGACAGAACCGGTAATGCACCTGCGGCCACATCCCCCCCAGAGGTGATGACTGAGATGAACTTTAATGGCACTGCAAATGGTGGTAACAGCAGTAGTGATGATGAAGTGGTAGTTGGAGAGGAAGATGAGTTGAATGAAAACAGCCAGTCAGTGAATAGCACGTCTACTTCAGATGTGATGAACgaatttaacaattttatgaGCCGTGGAGACTTGAGTCCACAAGGGGAGAAAGCCAATGCTACTCAAGATATGGGATTCTTCAGGTTTGAGACAACAGAAAACGAGTTATTTGGAGACAGGTCTTTACCTGAGTGGGTGAGATGGGGAGAATATTCAGACTTGCAAGTAGGTGGTTCAAGCAAGAATCCGTTTCTTGATGATGACAGCTCAGATGTCAACCTACCCAGCCAAACTGAGACAATGGTAACCGATGTTGCCCCCCCCTTAAATGGGGAATCTGTACTTCCAAGTGGTTCCTCAGATTCCATGGATTTAAGTGAAGGATCAGAGGGCAGTGATACAAATCAGAAATCTCCACCATCGGTGCCCTCTTTGTTTGAAGAGGATGTTGAATTTGTAGGTGTGGAATTAGAAGGTACAGAGAAGGCAATGGAACAAGCATTAAAAGAAGGGATAGTTGGGGAAGCAGGGCCGTTGAAGAGGAGCAGTGTTCCAAAGGTACCGGAAAAGGAGAATCCTGATGATGATGGAGCTGGAATGCAGGAGTTTAATGATTCAAACTATTGGAGGGTTGATCAAGAGGTTTCTGTTTCAGAATAA
- the LOC107906233 gene encoding serine/threonine-protein phosphatase 6 regulatory subunit 3 isoform X4, translated as MNLLFSFLEPNRPHSALLAGYFSKVVVCLMLRKTVPLMNYVQQVHQDVFCQLVDLIGITSIMEVLVRLVAADDHVYPNFSDVMQWLADSNLLEMIVDKLSPSCAPEVHANAAETLCAITRNVPSALATKLSSPSFVARIFGHALEDSHSKSGLVNSLSVCISLLDPKRSAINSPLMYSFRNQLMYEPPIPVNSETINAMLPQLGDLLMLLNVSSDEKILPTTYGELRPPLGKHRLKIVEFIAVLLRTGNEAAQNELVNSGAIRRVLDLFFEYPYNNALHHHVESIVLSCLESKNDAIVDHLLQECDLIGKFLQTDKHQILSSDSNQPTLVAAGKRATRVGNIGHITRISNKLVQLGCSNSRIQACLQENSEWNEWQAKVLQERNAVENVYRWACGRPTSLQDRTRDNDEDDLHDRDYDVAALANNLSQAFRYRMHGNDDNEEQGALDRDDEDVYFDDESAEVVISSLRLGDEQGSLFTNSNWFAFQDDRTGNAPAATSPPEVMTEMNFNGTANGGNSSSDDEVVVGEEDELNENSQSVNSTSTSDVMNEFNNFMSRGDLSPQGEKANATQDMGFFRFETTENELFGDRSLPEWVRWGEYSDLQVGGSSKNPFLDDDSSDVNLPSQTETMVTDVAPPLNGESVLPSGSSDSMDLSEGSEGSDTNQKSPPSVPSLFEEDVEFVGVELEGTEKAMEQALKEGIVGEAGPLKRSSVPKVPEKENPDDDGAGMQEFNDSNYWRVDQEVSVSE; from the exons ATGAACTTACTTTTCTCCTTCTTGGAACCAAACCGTCCTCATAGTGCATTGCTAGCTGGTTATTTCAGTAAG GTTGTTGTATGCCTTATGCTACGGAAGACTGTTCCACTTATGAACTACGTTCAA CAGGTGCATCAAGATGTGTTCTGCCAACTGGTTGATTTGATAGGAATCACATCCATCATGGAG GTTTTGGTTCGGTTAGTAGCTGCTGATGATCATGTTTATCCAAATTTTTCGGATGTAATGCAATGGTTAGCTGATAGCAATTTGCTGGAAATGATTGTGGATAAATTGAGTCCATCA TGTGCTCCTGAAGTTCATGCTAATGCGGCAGAAACATTATGTGCAATAACTCGGAATGTGCCATCAGCATTAGCCACAAAACTCTCTAGTCCAAG CTTTGTTGCAAGGATATTTGGTCATGCATTGGAAGATTCACATTCCAAATCTGGCCTTGTAAACTCACTCTCAGTTTGCATCTCATTGTTGGATCCAAAAAGATCAGCAATTAATTCTCCCTTGATGTATTCTTTCCGAAATCAACTTATGTATGAGCCTCCAATCCCTGTAAATTCAGAGACTATCAATGCAATGCTGCCTCAGCTTG GTGACTTGCTCATGCTTTTGAATGTGTCATCTGATGAGAAAATTTTGCCTACCACTTATGGAGAATTGAGGCCACCTCTCGGGAAGCATCGTCTAAAG ATTGTGGAGTTCATTGCGGTGCTGTTGAGAACTGGAAATGAAGCTGCACAGAATGAATTGGTCAACTCAGGAGCTATTCGACGAGTTCTTGATCTTTTCTTTGA GTACCCATACAACAATGCATTACACCATCATGTGGAGAGTATAGTATTATCTTGTTTGGAAAGCAAGAATGATGCTATAGTTGATCATCTTCTTCAAGAATGTGATTTGATTGGGAAGTTTCTCCAAACTGACAAACATCAAATTCTTTCCAGTGACAGTAATCAG CCAACTTTAGTTGCTGCTGGAAAACGTGCAACACGGGTTGGGAACATTGGGCACATTACACGTATCTCAAATAAACTTGTACAGTTGGGATGCAGCAACAGCCGCATTCAGGCATGTCTACAG GAAAATAGTGAATGGAATGAATGGCAAGCTAAGGTTCTGCAAGAGCGTAATGCAGTTGAAAATGTTTATAGATGGGCTTGTGG CCGTCCAACATCATTGCAAGACAGAACGAGGGATAATGATGAAGATGATCTTCATGATAGAGATTATGATGTTGCAGCTTTAGCAAATAACCTAAGCCAGGCTTTCAGATACAGAATGCATGGGAATGATGATAATGAA GAGCAAGGTGCTCTTGATCGAGATGATGAG GATGTATACTTTGATGATGAATCTGCTGAGGTGGTCATATCATCCTTGAGGCTTGGTGATGAACAAGGAAG CCTGTTCACAAATTCCAACTGGTTTGCATTCCAAGATGACAGAACCGGTAATGCACCTGCGGCCACATCCCCCCCAGAGGTGATGACTGAGATGAACTTTAATGGCACTGCAAATGGTGGTAACAGCAGTAGTGATGATGAAGTGGTAGTTGGAGAGGAAGATGAGTTGAATGAAAACAGCCAGTCAGTGAATAGCACGTCTACTTCAGATGTGATGAACgaatttaacaattttatgaGCCGTGGAGACTTGAGTCCACAAGGGGAGAAAGCCAATGCTACTCAAGATATGGGATTCTTCAGGTTTGAGACAACAGAAAACGAGTTATTTGGAGACAGGTCTTTACCTGAGTGGGTGAGATGGGGAGAATATTCAGACTTGCAAGTAGGTGGTTCAAGCAAGAATCCGTTTCTTGATGATGACAGCTCAGATGTCAACCTACCCAGCCAAACTGAGACAATGGTAACCGATGTTGCCCCCCCCTTAAATGGGGAATCTGTACTTCCAAGTGGTTCCTCAGATTCCATGGATTTAAGTGAAGGATCAGAGGGCAGTGATACAAATCAGAAATCTCCACCATCGGTGCCCTCTTTGTTTGAAGAGGATGTTGAATTTGTAGGTGTGGAATTAGAAGGTACAGAGAAGGCAATGGAACAAGCATTAAAAGAAGGGATAGTTGGGGAAGCAGGGCCGTTGAAGAGGAGCAGTGTTCCAAAGGTACCGGAAAAGGAGAATCCTGATGATGATGGAGCTGGAATGCAGGAGTTTAATGATTCAAACTATTGGAGGGTTGATCAAGAGGTTTCTGTTTCAGAATAA